Genomic window (Bacteroidota bacterium):
TTTGTTGTTATTATTCCAGAAAATTTCATTGTATGGGATAAACGACATTTTTCTATAGTCACTGAAGTTATTGTCGTATTCAAAATATGGAAGAATAAATGGTTTGTCAAAATCGTAAAAATATATTATGCCTTTAGAACTAATATCTCTATCTATTTCATTATGGAGCTGTGCTGTAGTTTTTGCTTTATCTAAATCAGTCTTATATTTAAAACTGTATTTGAAATTAATATATTCAGGCACAGTTTCATTGCCAATTTTTTTGTAGGCTTTACTAATATTAAAAGAAACTTTATGTATAGAATTAAACTGAAACAGGGGCAAGAACGGATGTTTATTTGTGTTTTCTACAGACAAATCAATTTTTAATAGTCGAAAAGTTCCTTTTTCAATCCACACTTTTCCCGAGAAATAATCCTGCTGGTTTTTATATGGAGAAAAATTTATGATATACATATTTTCATCTTGATTTTCCATTTCAAGATTAAATTTTCTTTTCATCCTTCTTTTTGCAAATTGCAGGGGTATAAATGGGAAATAACCATTTTGACTTGTTAAATTTATCAATGTAAAGGCTTTTGAAGAATTTAATGTTAAAAAATAATTCTCAGTTTTACTGGCATGTCCGGTCCTTCCATTTTTGAAACGCAATTCATCAATATTTGTTCCTGTAAAATGCCCATTGTAATAGCATTCGACTAATTCTATAGGTTTTCCCTTCGATTGTGTTTCCAATCCATAATATACTTTCGATACATGTTCTGTTTTATTGTTCTTTAGATTTTTCCTGCACTTTTTCAGAATTTCATAAAGGTAGTCGTTATCAGTATAAACGGTAATTTCTTGTATTTCAAAATCCTTTTTTTGTAGAAATATTTCGTTCATTTGAAGGAGTTGTACTGCAGAAATAGTTTTGATTTCGTAGCCCATATAATAAAACTGCAATGAATCTTTAGCTGAATCAACAGAGATATTAAAAACCCCATCGGCATTTGTAATTGTGCCTTTTCCTGAGCTTTTTATTACAATATTGCAATATTGCAAAGGCTCTTTTGTTTTAGCATCTTTTACAGTAGCCTGAATGTTGTCTTGTGAAAAAGACCAAAATGAGAGAATAACTAATAATGATGATAGAATTATTCGCATTGAATTTGAGGTTTTATTGAAAAACTATTTTTCCATAAAGTTTTAATAATTAGTCATTAATGATTCATAAGGGATTTTCAATTTGTCGTGCAAATTTCTAATCATATTCAATGACAATTTTCGTTTTCGGCTAAAAATTTCTGAAACTCTGCTATTATATCCTATAACATTAACTAAATCTTTTTTTGTCATTTCCATTTGATCCATCCTAAATTTGATAGCTTCAATTGGGTCAGGTGCTTCTATTGGATAATATTCATCTTCATATTTTTCTATGAGAATAGATAATAATTCCGCTTCGTCTCCTTCTTCAGAATCAATTGAGGCATGAAATATTTCTTCAAGTCTTTTTATAGCTTGATTATAATCCTCTTCTGTTTTTATAACTTTTATATCCATAGTTCATAAATTTTTTCTGCATTTATTTTTTCGTATTCAGAA
Coding sequences:
- a CDS encoding transcriptional regulator; amino-acid sequence: MDIKVIKTEEDYNQAIKRLEEIFHASIDSEEGDEAELLSILIEKYEDEYYPIEAPDPIEAIKFRMDQMEMTKKDLVNVIGYNSRVSEIFSRKRKLSLNMIRNLHDKLKIPYESLMTNY